The Haloplanus salinarum genome includes a region encoding these proteins:
- a CDS encoding DUF7549 family protein, which translates to MWVRSEYAGELAVLTTWFAALIPWNVTFANLGDGALLFVRFPLFQVRYTFGVPIAAGIAVVDPLTATAFQGGQALELPYRLWTVGAGIFAAALVVSAVYYRREAWAESWPVDPVRLLGTLLLATGVVLAAATYFLLSRGFPGIPIPIGVVFLFLFGVVLLTVDRTE; encoded by the coding sequence ATGTGGGTCCGGTCGGAGTACGCGGGCGAACTGGCCGTCCTGACCACGTGGTTCGCCGCGCTGATCCCGTGGAACGTGACGTTCGCGAACCTCGGGGACGGCGCCCTCCTGTTCGTCCGCTTTCCACTCTTCCAGGTCCGGTACACCTTCGGCGTCCCCATCGCCGCCGGCATCGCCGTCGTCGACCCCCTCACGGCGACGGCCTTCCAGGGGGGACAGGCGCTCGAACTCCCCTATCGGCTGTGGACGGTCGGCGCCGGAATCTTCGCCGCGGCCCTCGTCGTCTCGGCCGTCTACTACCGCCGCGAGGCGTGGGCCGAATCCTGGCCCGTCGACCCCGTCCGACTCCTCGGGACCCTCCTCCTGGCGACGGGAGTCGTCCTCGCGGCGGCGACGTACTTCCTCCTCTCCCGGGGGTTCCCGGGCATCCCCATCCCCATCGGCGTCGTCTTCCTCTTCCTGTTCGGCGTCGTGTTGCTGACGGTCGACCGGACCGAGTGA
- the dapB gene encoding 4-hydroxy-tetrahydrodipicolinate reductase produces MIDVAVTGAGGHMGREVIEAAADRDGVDVALAVNRTSVGPVAGVPVEDEADLPALLAERDPDVLVDFTLPDPSTRYVEACADAGVAAVVGTTGFSESQLAVLADAAESVPVLRAANFARGVAALRRAVREAVAAVPSYDVELTETHHNRKRDAPSGTALTLLDDVDEVREERDSSPDADRVHGREGEQPREDGEIGVHARRAGDVTGEHELLLAGNHEVLTLTHRAESRGVFAAGALDAAEWLVGRQAGEYDFEDAL; encoded by the coding sequence GTGATCGATGTCGCCGTCACCGGCGCCGGCGGCCACATGGGCCGCGAGGTGATCGAGGCCGCCGCCGACCGCGACGGCGTGGACGTCGCCCTCGCGGTCAACCGCACGTCGGTCGGCCCCGTCGCCGGCGTCCCGGTCGAGGACGAGGCCGACCTCCCCGCGTTGCTCGCGGAGCGCGATCCCGACGTCCTGGTCGATTTTACCCTCCCCGACCCGAGCACCCGGTACGTCGAGGCCTGCGCCGACGCCGGCGTCGCCGCCGTCGTCGGCACGACGGGCTTCTCGGAGTCACAGCTGGCCGTCCTCGCCGACGCCGCCGAATCCGTGCCCGTCCTCCGGGCGGCCAACTTCGCGCGCGGCGTGGCGGCGCTCCGGCGGGCCGTCCGCGAGGCCGTCGCCGCGGTGCCATCCTACGACGTCGAACTCACCGAGACCCACCACAACCGCAAGCGGGACGCCCCCTCGGGCACCGCCCTGACCCTCCTCGACGACGTGGACGAGGTGCGCGAGGAGCGTGACTCCTCGCCCGACGCGGACCGTGTCCACGGCCGCGAGGGCGAACAGCCCCGCGAGGACGGCGAGATCGGCGTCCACGCGCGCCGGGCGGGCGACGTCACCGGCGAACACGAACTTCTACTTGCGGGGAACCACGAGGTACTGACGCTCACACACCGCGCCGAGTCCCGCGGCGTCTTCGCCGCGGGCGCGCTCGACGCGGCGGAGTGGCTCGTCGGCCGCCAGGCCGGCGAATACGACTTCGAGGACGCACTATGA
- the dapA gene encoding 4-hydroxy-tetrahydrodipicolinate synthase — translation MTLSEFRGVYPAMITPFHADGSIDFETLRTDARRLADAGVDGLVPVGSTGESATLSHDEHIEVVEAVVDAVGDDVPIIAGSGSNNTAEALSLSRRSADAGADGLLLISPYYNKPEPAGMIEHYRTIADEVDLPQIVYNVPGRTGRNITPDTAVELATHPNILGYKAASGDLNQVSEVVERTRDEDFSVLAGDDGLILPTLAVGGTGTISVVANVEPERTVDLVHSALDGDFEHARERHHELGPLMRALFWETNPIPVNEAMAIRGYGPGTVRSPLTRLSGEYRDDLEAILADLGPVEAEP, via the coding sequence ATGACGCTATCCGAGTTCCGCGGGGTCTATCCCGCCATGATCACGCCGTTCCACGCGGACGGCAGTATCGACTTCGAGACGCTCCGAACCGACGCCAGACGGCTCGCCGACGCCGGCGTCGACGGGCTGGTGCCCGTCGGCTCGACCGGCGAGAGCGCGACCCTCTCCCACGACGAACACATCGAGGTGGTCGAGGCCGTCGTCGACGCCGTCGGCGACGACGTGCCGATCATCGCCGGCTCCGGCTCGAACAACACCGCCGAGGCGCTCTCGCTCTCCCGGCGCTCGGCCGACGCCGGCGCCGACGGGCTCCTCCTCATCTCGCCGTACTACAACAAGCCCGAACCCGCGGGGATGATCGAGCATTACCGCACCATCGCCGACGAGGTCGACCTCCCACAGATCGTCTACAACGTCCCCGGGCGGACGGGCCGGAACATCACCCCCGACACCGCCGTCGAACTCGCCACCCACCCCAACATCCTCGGCTACAAGGCCGCCAGCGGCGATCTGAACCAGGTCTCCGAGGTGGTCGAGCGCACCCGCGACGAGGACTTCTCGGTGCTCGCCGGCGACGACGGCCTGATCCTTCCCACCCTCGCCGTCGGCGGGACGGGAACCATCAGCGTCGTCGCCAACGTCGAACCCGAACGGACCGTCGACTTGGTCCACTCGGCGCTCGACGGCGACTTCGAACACGCACGGGAACGTCACCACGAACTCGGCCCGCTGATGCGCGCCCTGTTCTGGGAGACCAACCCCATCCCGGTCAACGAGGCGATGGCCATCCGCGGCTACGGCCCCGGGACGGTCCGCTCGCCGCTCACCCGCCTCTCCGGGGAGTACCGCGACGACCTCGAAGCGATCCTCGCGGATCTCGGTCCGGTGGAGGCCGAGCCGTGA
- a CDS encoding 2,3,4,5-tetrahydropyridine-2,6-dicarboxylate N-succinyltransferase, which yields MTLQADVSDLWQRYDDDDVDAGTATADDYDTLDAFLDALEAGEVRAAEKRGSAEGTSAGSRPSAGNGEWEVNEWVKRGILLNFGLRATEARSYGGVDYHDVLPLRETGDLGERGTRNTPDGTTIRRGAYLGSDCIMMSPSFVNVGAHVGDGTLVDSCDTVGSCAQIGENVKLGANTLIGGVLEPVEDAPVIVEDGVSLGAGCRVTSGFVVGENTVVGENTLLSPRIPVYDLVEEEVIYGRLPPERRAFTRMVESSIGDHDLFAGGAYKPAVVAMDIEAETRDATRREEALRE from the coding sequence ATGACACTGCAAGCCGACGTATCCGACCTGTGGCAGCGCTACGACGACGACGACGTGGACGCCGGGACGGCGACCGCCGACGACTACGACACGCTCGATGCCTTCCTCGACGCACTGGAGGCGGGCGAGGTCCGCGCCGCCGAGAAGCGCGGCAGCGCCGAGGGAACCTCGGCTGGCTCCCGGCCGTCGGCCGGGAACGGCGAGTGGGAGGTAAACGAGTGGGTCAAACGGGGCATCCTGCTCAACTTCGGCCTGCGGGCCACCGAGGCCCGCTCCTACGGCGGCGTCGACTACCACGACGTCCTCCCCCTGCGCGAGACGGGCGACCTGGGCGAACGCGGCACCCGTAACACGCCCGATGGGACGACGATCCGCCGCGGTGCCTACCTCGGGAGCGACTGCATCATGATGAGTCCCTCCTTCGTCAACGTGGGCGCACACGTCGGCGACGGGACGCTCGTCGACTCCTGTGACACCGTCGGCTCGTGTGCCCAGATCGGCGAGAACGTCAAACTCGGCGCGAACACGCTGATCGGCGGGGTACTGGAGCCGGTCGAGGACGCGCCGGTGATCGTCGAGGACGGCGTCTCGCTCGGCGCCGGCTGTCGGGTCACGAGCGGCTTCGTCGTCGGCGAGAACACGGTCGTCGGCGAGAACACGCTGCTCTCGCCGCGCATCCCCGTCTACGACCTCGTCGAGGAGGAGGTCATCTACGGCCGTCTACCCCCGGAGCGCCGGGCGTTCACCCGGATGGTCGAGTCCTCCATCGGCGACCACGACCTCTTCGCCGGCGGCGCGTACAAGCCCGCCGTCGTCGCGATGGACATCGAGGCGGAGACACGGGACGCCACGCGGCGCGAGGAGGCGCTCCGGGAATGA
- a CDS encoding DUF5793 family protein has protein sequence MRRDHFELEAHNVDWVETGDEPAEPRVVIDFHGPKETLTERLTDAEGDLLGAEETDVTFRLQDSLDTPDATGVVSVTDRITGDFLLELNEEADDVLRFVRAAREYGQSTDGDAGRYSVVLRIDGEPLATYSKSTFLVYDANGSLLRSKSLIPSGVEL, from the coding sequence ATGAGGCGTGACCACTTCGAGTTGGAAGCACACAACGTCGACTGGGTGGAGACCGGGGACGAACCGGCCGAACCCCGCGTCGTTATCGACTTCCACGGACCGAAAGAGACGTTGACGGAGCGGCTGACCGATGCCGAGGGAGACCTGCTGGGGGCAGAGGAGACGGACGTGACTTTCCGCTTGCAGGACTCGCTCGATACGCCCGACGCCACGGGGGTCGTCAGCGTCACCGATCGGATCACCGGCGACTTTCTCCTCGAACTCAACGAGGAGGCCGACGACGTCCTGCGATTCGTTCGTGCCGCCCGGGAGTACGGCCAGTCGACCGACGGCGACGCGGGTCGCTACAGCGTCGTCCTCCGCATCGACGGCGAACCGCTCGCCACCTACTCGAAGAGTACGTTTCTCGTCTACGACGCCAACGGGAGCCTCCTCCGGTCGAAGAGCCTGATCCCCTCCGGCGTCGAACTGTAG
- a CDS encoding uracil-DNA glycosylase family protein, whose product MRNVTDRVSNPFGMDPPCERNVPGYGDANAHFHVVGDHPGVHGGAETGVPFTGTPAGRRLQRALHDAGLLRSTGDEPTVENTFLSYLHTCVPEGEPTDDDYAAMEPFFDAELRAIAAHVLFPVGERATEHVVEICTAHDVDALDVATLHATELRGSGWLVLPIREPSDWESDDAGRLVDAIDRLRSTDYRRETDLGRFVAGNDPYLVR is encoded by the coding sequence GTGCGAAACGTCACCGACCGCGTCAGCAACCCGTTCGGCATGGACCCGCCCTGCGAGCGGAACGTCCCGGGATACGGGGACGCGAACGCCCACTTCCACGTCGTCGGCGACCACCCCGGCGTCCACGGGGGTGCGGAGACGGGCGTCCCCTTCACGGGAACGCCCGCCGGTCGACGCCTCCAGCGGGCGCTCCACGACGCGGGCCTCCTCCGATCCACCGGCGACGAACCGACCGTCGAGAACACGTTCCTCTCCTATCTCCACACCTGCGTCCCGGAGGGGGAGCCGACCGACGACGACTACGCGGCGATGGAACCCTTCTTCGACGCCGAACTCCGAGCCATCGCGGCACACGTGCTCTTTCCCGTCGGCGAGCGTGCAACCGAACACGTCGTCGAGATCTGTACCGCCCACGACGTCGACGCCCTCGACGTCGCGACGCTCCACGCGACGGAACTGCGCGGGAGCGGGTGGCTCGTGCTGCCGATCCGGGAGCCGTCGGACTGGGAGTCCGACGACGCCGGCCGCCTCGTCGACGCCATCGACCGCCTCCGGTCGACCGACTACCGGCGCGAGACCGACCTCGGGCGCTTCGTCGCGGGCAACGATCCGTATCTCGTCCGATGA